The segment atatatatacacatacacatatactatacgtatatacagtatacacacacacacacacacacatatatatttatatatatatatatatatatatatatatatatatatatatatataaaacttgacggCTTTTACTCTTCTTTGGGATGGGTAGGTTACAGAGGGGGGCTATGCATCCAGTGAGCAGCAGCTCCTTTGGGGTGACTGTTCTGGGCCTCCTTtgcacttttagttttctgtcaaagaaaaccgTTGAGATGCTCTTGATCTGACCGTCCGCCCTTAGATTTTAAAGtcctggggctagagggctgcaaataggtaagctgatcatccaccctccaatcatcaaacataccaaactgccgccttctagcctcagtagttttgtttttattcaaggttaaaatgaGCCATGATCGTGGGTCTGGCACTGCTAAAGATTCCacgaacacaggccaccaccggagaGTGGCTCAAAGTTTCATGAGCTGCGGGCTGAGAGTATCATGGGCCGAATTTGAGAGTTTCACgggccgtggttgagagtttcgtgcagcattatacgctgtacagaaaacttgattgcgccgaagacactaaagagcattttttacttgtttaccgATTGCTGCTGCGGCCTACAACAAACGACTCACCACCAGGTGTATGGGGTCAACCGAAGCACaggcattttttcttttatcatgagACAAAATTAATCTAACTTGTTTCACCTTCTTTGTAATATTAAAGCGGCTGCTTTTGGGGAAATTTCCTTGACAGGTTCAAACACCTTCTGGAATTTTAGATCTCAATCTGAATGTCTCAATGTCATTGTCCTCTCTTTTCTCGGGCTCCAAGACATGCAAATTTGTACACAAGGGAGCGTGCGCGCGCTTGAACACATAcggtatgaacacacacacatacacacacacacacacacacacacacacacacacatatatatatatatatatatatatatatatatatatatatatatgtgtatatatatatgtgtatatatatatagtatactatatatatatatatatatatatatatatatatatacagatactctCACGATATGTTCCATATACCTGTTTACCACAGACACCAATCCTAGATTtgacctcactacagccagacatcTGAACCCTCCAAACACAAAAtacgactgagtactctaaaggcaacagtgatcccctaAAATGCCCACTAACCATGTGAAATATATCAAGACACTTGTGaggtatatattcatttatgatgGAGTGGATGGAAGGGCCGATATCTCTCCATCAGACGAGTGTAACTGTCTCCCTGATCAGAGTAACATCagcaaaagtaaaggaaaaacatGTCTATCTCTCTAGCTTATTTTACATGTCTATTCCTACCAatggtggtcaataaatgaaacacttgTAAAACGCTCaagctttttttctatttcaaaattcagaataaaaattcacaaactttcttgaagagaaaaatgactattacttgaaaaatacgattttaattcatttttgaatgaaagtattaatcaaaattaaaccACATGTATGTTAATTTATCAAGAAACACAATGATGTGAAATAAATCTAAGTAATCCTAAATTGAAATCACCGCAattaataaaatgtgaaattaaatGAGGTAAACAAAAGTGAAACcattaagaaatacttaagctgtggaaaaaaactaaacaaataatttaaaaacacaaaaacacacaaaagcaaaaaatgaaaTGTGTCAACAATGAAATGTATTCACTGAAAACTTTCACTTCATTGACCGGTCTATTAACACATATGCATTTCAATTATACCATGGTATTCATTCAGATTACAATACCTGTTAACTGCACTTCTGGCCGTTACCAGAAAGTACCTTTCACAGGCTTACACAAGCTTTCACAAGGATAAACAATAGCGCCAATTGTTTTCACTCAGCACGTTGTTATAATGTCTGTACAAATTGCACTTTCAATTAAGTGAGTGACCAATACAAAATACTTAattggatttgagagagagagagagagagagagagagagagagagagagagagagagagagagagagagagagagagagagagattaatattaatgtaacacTCACGGTTTCAGGCCTCTCAATGAATATGAATCCTATCTTCAGTTAAGAAGTAAGACTCCAATAGAACAACATTCTAGCGAAAAGGGCGACGTCTATTTCAAATCGAAATGTTTGGGACCAAAACTGGCGCGTTCAGAACAATACGTGATCAGAGTTTAAATGACCCATTTTCCATATGGTTTTGTGGAATCCTTTTCCGAGAGCAGGCCTAGTTCAGACAAAGGGAAATTGCTGCTGCACAGCACGGCCATTGATGCAATCTTACGACGGAAGTCTAGATCAAGACTTTTGACAGACAGGCGAACGGAGGAGCGACTTCTCATTATCTCAGCTGTTGACAGGACTTATCGCTCGTGAAGGCAACTTCCGACCACCTGGTCGGGGATAAAATCTCTCCCCTTCATTGGCGTTACTAAATCATCAGTTCTAAATGACACTATTGTGACATTACTTCTAAATGGCGCTATTGTGACATCAATTCTAAGTGACGCTATTGTGAAATGTAACATACATATGACATTTAAATAGTTATCACTATGACACAGAATACAAGATAACTAGGATACCAAACATAACAACATctcttatataaagaaaattcataagaaatcacaaaaagtaaggacgtgattttgtttattaattgaaGCCATTGGGAAAGTTCAAACTGAAAAGATTGAGTGCCCAGTACTtttgtgtatttaacacatcttcggggcacaaagtgtAGGATGTGTtggttaaatacacgaaagtgcttGGCACTCTGCCGTTTCATTTTGATCTTTCACATTGGCTTCAgctaatagacacacacacacacacacacacacacacacacacacatatatatatatatatatatatatatatatatatatatatatatatacatgtatatatataatatttcatcttTTAGAGATTATCACACTTGATATTAAAACACATAATTGTCAGAATGGCGTTTTAATAACTCACAAACAGCGTTGCTGTTCCCACGAGTTAATAATCATAGTCACCAACAACAAGCAGCCCACATCCGTGAGGTTTGACAGCTGTAGAAGAACTCATTTACTAACTACTTCAAGTCCGTTGCCGCATAGGTTTTCTtgaaaatctttttatatatgaGCCCtgtcttcttgatattttggcacagcatgttttagaacctccggtaattttgggcaatataaTGAAGTACCAGATGTTATTGATTACGGAAATTCATTCTtgaactttttcaatttcctcaacattCATTGTAAAGATCCGAGCACCTGTCCTTGGCTTAGCtgaagagttaggaaagaagcccgcCCACTTGTGTCACTGTAAAGTACCTGTATTAAAAGTCGAGTCCGTATTTGATCGATCCTTTATTTCTCGTTTGCTTCATACCGGGGCTAGCAAAGGGCACTTACCTAGCTGGCCCATGAGTCCTTCTGTGACGCCGAAACTGCCTTCGCTCCAATCGGGCGCTTTCAGACATCTGGATTCAGAATGAAAGTTGAACCATGAAAGCGAAGACCTTCAGAGTGTCTTCATCTCtcagttcataactgatccagaATCGCCCCAGTCACGTCTGTCCTCATCTCACGCTCATATAATATGGCTGCCGAACGTCACTGTGAACCACATGGCTGCCTTCTGCCATCCCAGTCCACCCATCGTATGGATGGATCTTCCTCCGACCCAGCGCATTTTGGCCTCAGTCTGTCTTTGGCGCTGACGCTAAATATTTGCAGCCATGATGTCACGGAAGAAGCTTCTTTCAAACGTCCGAGTGTTTGATGCGTCGTAGCAGTAGAAAGCAGGTACTACAACAGTGTGTAGTATAAGAGCGTTCGAAAACTacgtttttctgttttctgaagtCCCCAGAAGTGATGTCTTAGCATCAATCTTCTACAAGTTTATAATGAACGAAGTAGTAAAAAGGTCTGCGTACTCCGCTCAGGAATGCGAGCAGCGAGAGAAGCTACATATCGTTCAGCTTCCCCGACCAAGAAATAAGCCGCCAGATACCAGAAAAGAAAGCCGCCGATGAGCAACAATTTACAAAGACTACTAATCGATCATTTGGGTGCAGCTTTGACCCTTCCCATCTTTCTTGTGCGCTGTAGTTATGTAGTGGGATTTCTCCTCCAAGTCAGGTTGCTTGTCGTATCATCTTCCTTCGTTACCTCAGAGGTAAAACTTGACAATTTTATTTGTGAGTCTTAATGTGTCAAAGGAATGTCTTATATTCATTCTTCTCTGTATTTGTTCTTATaaccattcattttttattacttcaGGTTTTATCATCATAAGAATGACTTGTGTTAATTCTTCCATTTCAGGGACGCACTTGTCAGCTGTATTGAACCTAACAGGAACTAACTCTTACCTGGTGTTGCATTGCAGCTTTGGTCCATACGCGATGTATAGTTCCTGCTGGCTCGAGTGTTGCAGCTCTCGGGAAAGAAAACTTTTgatgaatttttgtttgtttgttgatgtCACACCAATGACTAACAAAGAATATTTCCTCAACATTAATGGTGTATTTATTCCAAGAATGAGCGGCAGCTTTTCCCCGAGTCCTTCATATGCCATCAACTGGACCATCTGGCACGCTCGTTCTCTAGTTCCAGTTTGTCAGTATTTTCTAATGTATTTTTGATTATCAAATTGATAATCAACACCCGTTTTGTCCTATAACAGTAGTTGCAGCAATGTTTGTTTTTACCAGGACCACCTACAACTCTCCCGCTCTCCTTTGCAGGTTGTGTCTGTCATTACAATGACGTGTGCATGTACAGTTGGCACAGCTCGTCTCAGTATATTCGTGTTGCCTGGTGCGTGGCGTTTACGCGTTGTGGTATTCACTGCCGTCTTCACCATCCTAACTACCACCATCCTCTTACTGCTACACCTCTCATCACTTGTCCACTCACTCACACTGCGCTGGGATAAGCTGGTAAGGAATCATGCTTCCACCCATTCGTCGGCAGGCTCTGGAACCTCGGGCTGTGCGCGGCCTCTCCCTCCCACGGTCAGGGCCTCGCTCAGCTGCGGGTGTGAGTCCGGCAATTGCTTGCTGgctgagaaggaaggaaggaaggaaggacattCTTCATCCATGCTTGTCCTTCCTTTCATTTCTTCAGTCTCTGgttgtttattcatttgttcttTGTTCAGTCATTTTCCAGATTTCAGTCATTGTTGTTATTCAAATCCAAGTATGAATCCTTCCTAAGATGAAAtccaatgtttttcttttctttctttctttctttttgaagcAGTTGTAACTTCCAtagatttcttcatctttttacgTTTTTCTCTTATGAACACAGGCCTTCTGTTCTATGTAGCTACTATACAAGATTATGAACGTTTGGCTTGTTGTATGAAATATTATGCGCTCATTAAGAGTATCGTGATGatagatagaataataataataataagtaaggaGTTCGCTTTCACtatactgctgctactactgtcAGGAAAATGATATTCCAAACTCTAGTTCACTGAAACAATGACTTATATATGGCTCCGTATGGGGATGGTACTATCCTTTGTGGATTCTGAGAAGAAGCTGGAAGTTCTTCCCTGACTGATGGTGCAGATTCCATTGACTTCTTGTCTGTTACATTTTGAATAGATACGATTCCGTAAAACTGCAACAACAATTTCATAAGTTAATTGATAACCGCACTAACGCCATTTCACACTTCTTTCATTTGTATCTACTTAATTAGAAATGCTTTGCTTGAATTTTATCCATTTAATCATGACAATTATTCCAATAGAAGTATATTCACTgcgtaagtatatatacatacacgtatacatgaaataaaaaaaaaatatattggtacaTATAACAGAATTTGTGAGTCGGTAATAGAGAGTCAAACATTCTGGTCTCTTATTTGCAATGATTTTGTAGAGTTTGAGCAGAACAAAATAGATTTCATCGATTGATCATTAGTATTACATTTGTGCAGAGGTCAGCAAGTGAAATGTGAGTTCGTATAACCGTAGAGTTAAAGCTGTCACTTTCGGTGCCTCTTTCCCAAAGCACTACCAGTCGGCGCCTCTCAAGGTTTTCCTTCGTGTTAATTTCTGCTCTCTTGAACACTTGCTGTTCTCAGATctattcactttctctctctctctctctctctctctctctctctctctctctctctctctctctcacaaacacacacacatacacgccgCACAGTGAAAGGGGCTGTATACATAAAAATTCCTTGCAATATGTGAGACGTAAATCTAAAGTGATTCCATTTTCCTCAGGGTTGAAGTCCTGAGTATTTGAAGTTGTAGTTCGGCTCGTCCCTTTTGTCTGCACTTTCTTAATGACGCTCTTTTTGCAGGTGACCGtgatatatgtgtttgtttgtgtgtgttatttgGTATCAGCCTCATTGCTGCTGCATCTGCTGCATCTCTATCACACCACATATCCATGGATCCCTGCATGGACTAAACAGCAGCTATTAACTACATCGGTGAGTAATCCTAGCTGTTTGTCACTCCACTTTGTAGAAGTAGCTTCTGAAATATTGTGTTATATGTAGCTAGAATAAATGGAGCAGCTGTATTTTTTAATTCGTGAAATAAGAATTGAAACATTTTCATGACTGTTTCTCCTGTGGTCAGTTTGCATAGTCACTCTCTCAAGTAAAATGCTGCGGCTCAATCATAGCATGGCATTCCCGCTCTTCTTGCGTAAGGCACTGACCTCATAAACTGATGTAGAGATAGATTCCATAATTGTCCTGACTTCATTATGTTGCCACTTTGTAATGATAGCATTAGAAATATTGTCTTCATTTCTGTGGAAATTCTTAGACAGGCGATGACTCTTGACGTTGTGTCATGTATTTTGTCAGATGGATACCATAGAGTTGTTTCCTTCGTAAGAGAGACTAAAATGGTAAGTCCCTTTGAACCGAAAGTTgttgcttcctcctcctcatcctcttcctcctcactgACACGAATTTTTTGGAAAGACAGTACTACTCCATTTTGTCTAAGCTAACCAGTCTAATGCCATTTTTGTGTAGCTGGAGAGTAATAACCTAACCTGGGTGGTGGTGATGTTGTTGCAGCTTTGTGGATGTGCATGTGGGGTGGTGTCACTGGTGCTGGCCGTTATCTCAGGTTGTGGCTGGCCTCGCTACGGCCGGGTGCTCAGTGAAGGCTCCACTACAGACACCACGTCCTCTCATCACCTGCACACTCTCCACCACATCAACCCCCACGCCCTGGCGGGGCCTGCAGCCGGCATGATATCGTCTAGAAGTCTGCGTCAGGGCTCTGGGACATCCTtgggcggtggtggtggtggtagtgggggGGGTCAAGGTCAAGGTCACCATGTCACGACGGCCTTCACCCCGGATAGCCTGAACGACCCGCAGCCAGGACCTTCCAAAGCTCTGCCACACAACCACACTCCGGCGCGTCCTCAAGCCCTGCACGGTCTCACGCAGCACCATGGGATCTAGTACTAGTAGTGAATctctttttgttactttttcaagGCGtgtgatagaaaaaataggaagagAAAATCATAAGAAACCCCACAGATAGATAGGTACCTCACACATCCTACCAATCCGCCACCTGACAATTCCCATAGGCAGTAGCAGGCCACTGCTCTGTGGGTGACCTCAAGTGACTACTACAATTGGTGTTCGTTCGTATGGTGCAGTGTGAGTGCCACCAGTGTCAGAGGCGCCAGTGTGAGGCAGTGTGGTGGCGAGACGGACAAGAGGCCAGAGTGAGTGTGAGTGGAGACTGTCGCCCACCGCCACCAATTTATGCTCGTactgtatgatgatgatgatgatggtgataatgattatgatgatatgatgatgatgatgatgatgatgatgatgatgcacgTTCACCTTGTGATACCCAGCTATCCATGCTATTAGCGGGATGACTTTGCTTGTTGTTTTTCCAAGTTTTTAGATGAACTTTGAGACTGGAGATGTTATTGCCCTTTTAGATGAATCTTGATACCAGAGACTTTAAACCTTGTACATAGTTAGACAACTAGTTTTCTAGGATACTGGTTTTTATTATTCCTATGCCATATTGCTTCATTTTTTACTAGTTGACTCAATTTCTTCCATTCATATATTAGAGCATTGAGTGCTGCCATCTTGTGACTTGGACTGCACAGTGTTTGCTGTGTTGGCCAGCCGAGAAGCAAGACATATCCCTCACCAcgaccacccacccacccatctgCCAATCCATTTTCATACATACCATGCGCTCTGTCATACACAATCACCACCACactactcctccccctcctcctcgcctcctcctcctc is part of the Macrobrachium nipponense isolate FS-2020 chromosome 15, ASM1510439v2, whole genome shotgun sequence genome and harbors:
- the LOC135226987 gene encoding uncharacterized protein LOC135226987, translating into MVQANEEVMSRPSECDSRPSTSGSGPYVHNKVVLNNRWPGGARPKIFNHRSFSSGSRPSVLSRASGSLRSVSRPGSRAGSGLGSRGSLLSGSVGTAEDVGSGVSRLRRELPSISDICGYDEVQELLRDIEQLECRRWTSDWDSFTIQSSHPDLDLPHDIELLSHDFDSISRSDSRLSWDSHAGRQPEDDEDDPDPSSGENSPEPQRNRRPTPTITIAWDDSHLKTSVGIFRLLLVVVSVITMTCACTVGTARLSIFVLPGAWRLRVVVFTAVFTILTTTILLLLHLSSLVHSLTLRWDKLVTVIYVFVCVCYLVSASLLLHLLHLYHTTYPWIPAWTKQQLLTTSLCGCACGVVSLVLAVISGCGWPRYGRVLSEGSTTDTTSSHHLHTLHHINPHALAGPAAGMISSRSLRQGSGTSLGGGGGGSGGGQGQGHHVTTAFTPDSLNDPQPGPSKALPHNHTPARPQALHGLTQHHGI